Part of the Oncorhynchus mykiss isolate Arlee chromosome 12, USDA_OmykA_1.1, whole genome shotgun sequence genome, TACACAAATCAACAAAATCAGTACAAATAGCATGCCATAGATGAAAGAACAAGTACGTTCCCATATGAGCTTTCTGTTAATGTGTGACGGATTAGTTCaaacagatacagttgaagttggaagtttacatacaccctagccaaatacatttaaactcagtttctcacaattcctgacatttaatcctagtaaaaatgtcccaTCTTAGGTCAgtgaggatcaccactttttttttctttcatattttatttctttctttctttctttctttctttctttcatcacattcccagtgggtcagaagtttacatatacactcaattagtatttggtagcattgcctttaaattatttaacttgggtcaaaccttttgagtagccttccacaaccttcccacaataagtgaattttggcccatttctcctaacagagctggtgtaactgagtcaggtttgtaggcctcgttgcttgcacacgctttttcagttctgcctacagattttctataggattgaggtcagggctttgtgatggccactccaataccttgacttagtTGTCCTGAAGCCGttttgccagaactttggaagtatgcttggggtcattgttcatttggaagacccatttgcgaccaagctttaacttcctgactgatgtcttgagatgctgcttcaatatatccacataaactATTctccctcatgatgacatctattttgtgaagtgcaccagtcccaccttCAGCAatgcaaccccacaacatgatgctgccacccgcgtgcttcactgttgggatggtgttctccagCTTGCAAGCTTCcacctttttcctctaaacataacgatggtcattatggccaaacagttctatttttgtttcatcagaccagaggacatttctccaaaaagtacgatctttgttcccatgtgaagttgcaaaccgtagtctggcttttgtatgccggttttggagcagtggcttcttccttgttgagcagcctttcaggttatgtcgatataggactcgtttcactgtggatatagatacttttgtacccatttcctccagcatcttcacaaggtcctttgctgttgttctgggattgatttgcacttttcgcaccaaagtacgttcatctctaggagacagaacgcgtcttcttcctgactggtatgacggctgcatggtcccatggtgtttatacttcatactattgtttgcacagatgaacgtggtaccttcaggcgtttggaaattgctcccaaggatgaaccagacttgtggaggtctacaatttctttgaggtcttggctgattcttttgattttcccatgatgtcaagcaaagaagcactgagtttgaaggtaggccttgaaatacatccacaggtacacctccaattgactcatgtcaattggaggtgtcaattagttatgtcaattagcctatcagaagcttctaaagccatgacatgattttctggaattttccaagctgtttaaaggcacagacaacttagtgtgtgcaaacttctgacccactggaattgtgatacagtgaattataagtgaaataatctgtctgtaagcaattgttggacaaatatcttgtgtcatgcacaaagtagatgtcctaaccgacttgccaaaactctagtttgttaacaagaaatttgtggagtggtcgaaaaacaagttttaatgactccaacctaagtgtatgtaaacttctgacttcaactgtacttatgACATCGTATTCTCAGTATAGGCTCTGTTCCCATATCCATACTAGCATTCCACTCATGATAAAGTTCTCTCTCGTAAACATAAATGGTAGCGTCGATCTGTCATGATACAAAGGGATGAGTGAGATAACGAGGTCTTAGCATCTTTCAAAATTCGGACGGGGAGGGGACACTCGGTCTGTAACTTGCAAAGAGAGAGCTCTTCGTTCCAGTTCCCGTATGAACCTAGAACTTAAATCGAGCATCTGGCCAATTACAcaagactttagttctgggttaagtAATATTATTGATGAATGCTAGTGTGGATATTATTGGAACAGGAATATTGGAAGAGGGAACTAGAGATTATGTCACAGTCATGGACCCCGAGTGATGGTTAACAGTGAGCTGTAAAGGTTAAAGGTAAACGTACCGGTGTACTCTGGGATGGAGGCTGGAGACGAGGCTGTGGAGGCATTCTCCCAGTCCTTCTCGCCGTTCTGATTGGCCATTCGTCCCGGTGACATCAGCCTTGAGGGGGAGTGAGATCGGCTGTATGGAGAGGAAAGGAAATTTGTTGTGAAGCATAACAAAACAATCTACATACCGGTACATAAACAGACATGCATTGAATTACACATTTGGGTTAAAAATGGGCCAATAATGAGGATGGGAGGAGGGGATAGTCAGGCAGCTACAGATCCCTGTGGGGGGGTAACAACTAGTTATGGTTAACCATAGCTACATGTGCGGTGGAAATACAGCTTGTTACAGTTACCATAGCTACCAGTACGGTAAAATACAGCTTGTTGACAGTTAGTTACCTGGGAGATTTCCTGACGGTCAGTGTCCCGCTGTTGCCAGTGTCGTTAGCCATCGAGGACAGGTTCATGGTAGAGTGGGAATAGACCTTGTTGAGTTTGGAGCctagtgtgagtgagagagagagaccaacagagaaaacCCCATTAAAATGTGACATCGCAGTCTTCTGAGATGCGCAGCACGACTGCAAACAACAACAAGGAACGCCCCCAGACTGACTCAGCAATGGGAGAGATGGGAGTGGAGTTTATATTTACCCATGAACCCCTTGGCGGGGCTGCGGGAAAGCACCGAGTCGTCCCGGAACATGGTCTTGGGTCTCTGCTTCTTCACGCCGCGCACCGTGGTGGGCTTCTGCCGCAACACCTTGTCTAGATCCTCCATGATCTTCAGCTGCTGCCTCCGCTCATACTCCTGCCTGGTGAAGGTGTCTCTCCGCTGGGTCGTGCTCTCCGATGGGGGAGTACCGGGGGTCCGGGGCCGGTCCTCACCACTGCCACCACACTTGTCTCCCCAGCCCTCAATGTTAAACCACTCAGGTCGGCTAGAGGTATAGAGGGGAGGAGAAccaacaaatcaatcaatcaaatcaatgaaTTATTAAAATAAAAATCACATTATTTATACAAcatttgtcacaaagtgctgggCAGTAACCCGGGCAAAAAAACATTAGCAGCGCCATCTAGTGGATTTAGAGTCGACTGTTGGACAGTGCAGTATTGTAAGTGGCTTGAAAACGCAACGCACATCGcatgctctttctctcgcttctcctcctgCTCCAGTCTGCGTCTCTTCATCTCCTCCGCCCTCTTCCGCTGTTTCTCCATCAGGGCTGCTTTCCTCTGGGCCATCTCGTCCTCCGGCCGCACCTTATCATCCTGATGGtggacacacacaggtacaggatTAGTTAGGCTTACAACACATACACGggcaaacagacacagacaaacacacacagagtccGGCTAACCTTAAAGAAGAAGCCGACCCCTCCCTTCATCTCGGGTTCGGTCACGTCGCTCATTGAGTCGTCCATGACACTCAGGTCATCCTCGTCCCCGCACAAGGCCGATAGAGAAATCTCGATCAGGCTGCTGCGCTTGCCATTAAACACCCCCGCAGCTGGAACGTCACTCTCAAACGAGCACTCAGAGGGCGCCCCCGAGCTCCCACCACCCCCATGCTCCTTTCTCCCCGAGGCCTGAGATGTGGCGGTATCCAGGTCGATGCTGAAGATGCTCTGGTCCTCGTTCGAGCCGGCGTCCGACATGTTGTCATCCAGGGCCAGCGACAGGGCCCGGGGGGTGGGGGTTGGTGCAGGGGAGGGGATTGGGGTTGAGGCAGGGCTGGGGGCAGAGCTGATGTTGAAGGTGGAGGAGTTCTGGTCCCGGCACTGCCAGGGGGAGGCGCGGCGCAAGTGGGGGATAGTGTCCACATTCTGTGGGGGGGTGAGGACGCGCGACAGGCCCGGCACTTTGAGGTCCTGGGGGCGGGCGTGGTGGTAGTGGGTGGCCTGGTGCTTGGGGCTCTTGGGAGGCACCGACTGGGCCCGGCGCTGGACCTGGGGTGACTTGGATGTTCTGGCGGGACTGGCTGCGTTGCGGCGGGACGACGAGGGGGAAGATGAGGCAGAGGCGAGGTCGCGGGGGGTGGACGCGCGGGACATGCGAGTCGGGGGAGGGGCCGAGGATTTGAGACTGGGCGGGATCACCCAGGACTTGTTGCCGGCGGGAGCGGCAGGCTTCTTCCTGATGAGTTGGTTCTGTTGTTCGGAGAGGCGCTGCATGTCGCTCTGCAGGGAGCTTAGCGCCGCGTTCAGCTTTGAGACAGCATTGTTGTAGTCCCCCAAGGGCGCTGGCTGACGCGCTACCACCCCGACCTGCTCTCCTCCTGGCCCTGCCGCCCCTGCACCCTTCTCCCTTCTGGGTAAGGAGGCCTGCTTGTTGTCCAGGTGTGATGAAGGTTTTATATTCCCCTCCTGCTCCAGTGAGAGGCGCCGTTTCTCCTGCTGCTGCACCTCCTGCTGCTCCTCGTCCTCCATGCGAGCCAGCCTTTCCTCTAGCGTCAGCCCCCTGAGGTCCTCCTCTGTGGAGGAGGCGCTAACCtggcccccctcctcctcctcctcctcctctctctcccccactccctgcTCTTTCTTCAGCTGCAGGAAGGCGCTCTTGCCCAGTCTCTGGCGGTGCTTGGCGAAGATGGCCTCAATCCGTTTCTTCTGGGCCTCGATGGCCTTCCTCTTCTCGTCCAGCCGGGCTCCCAGCTCGGACATCTCGGAGGTTAATCCAGGACTCTTACTGGGGCTCTCCTCTGTCGACTTCTGGGGCTGGACCACCCAGCTGGTCATCGGAGCTGTCGCTGGCGGGGCGACCGGTTCGCTGCTGCTGGCGCCGCCGCTATTAGGAGATACACCCACTGTCGACGGTTTCTTCTTGCGCTCGGCGAAGCTGGTCATCCTCACGCCACTGTCCGGCGCGTCCGTTCCCCCTCCACAGCTTCTGGTGTGGACAGCAGGCGTGGCAGGGGTGGACTGGGCAttagggaggagaaggagatccTCAGAGGCGTCAGAGTCCACGCTCCCGTCCCTCAGCACCGAGTCGTCGTCCCGCGAGCCCTCCGAGGTGTGTCGGGTACGGgagaagggggtggaggaggCCTGCTCCCTGGGTGCCTGCGTCTTGCCCCCCATGGGGAGGTGGGGGTGGTACATCATCCCAGATCGGGACGGGGCAGAGCAGCTGAGGGGTATGGGGTTAGGCGGGTGGGAGGAGTGAGCGGCGCGGCCGTTGCGTCTGGTGCTGGCCGGGTCGTCGGGAGAGTGCAGGAAGAATCCGTCGGCCGCCCCGTCAGGGTGGAGCCGGGGCTCCATCTTGTCCTCGTTGTGTATGATCTGCAGGGCCTCCTCGATGGTGGGCAGCTCCCCATCCCCGTCCCCCTCTCCCAGGCCATTCTCCTTCAGCAGCATGGGCACCACGGAGGAGCTCTGGGTGGCCCAGGAACCTCTGTGGGAGCCGGGGGGGGCGGGGGGCTTGCTGAGCAGGTGACTAAGGTCCTCTGGGGGGGTGTAGGGCATGCGGGTTATGGTCTGGCCGGGGGCCACGTTATCAGAGCTGACCGAGCGGGTGATGGCTCCGCCCATCACGACGTCCACGTCGCTGTCCAGGCCAAATGGAATGCTGAAGGACACGGCCGAGGACAGGGGACGACTGGACggagagagacgggaagagagagagagcgtttacTTCCTGAAATGACTtcattgaaatagaattgaccccAACACTTTGTACTGAGATACAACTGAAAtatggagctaacagagagagagagagacaaagagatgggGTCCTACCTGAAAGGCTTCTTGGTCCATgttctcccagctctctctacaTGAGACATGGAGGCAGACTGAGTCAGAGACGctgcacacattcacacacagtcaccaacacagacacacaaagacaccacaaagacacacaggCACTAGTCAGGGCATGCAAAGATAAAcaccaaaaataaatacataaaaaggCAGAAAAACCTTCACATGGACCCACTGATAAACAAACGCAGACAACACAGTTATAAAAGACTCACCAGAGTGTGAACCTAAGTACCTGTTCTCCCTCAAATACCTTGAGGAGCGTTTGATTGAGCATGCCTGCCTGCGGTCACAGATGAACGGAGTTTGCACTTTCGGGACTATTCCATTGCTTCCATTGGGCCAGGCTAGCTCGTCAAGCAATGCGTTTTCATTGCATTACACGTATTGTGTTGTTTGAGTGTAAATAAAACAAACACTATTTGAACCCGGGTGTTCTGCAGAGGACAGACGTGTGACAGACCTAAATGATGGGATGGGCGTTGCCCCGCACTCACCTGGCGCAGGCCCTGGCGACACTGGTGAGGAGATGGGCAGGAATGGCTTCTTGAAGATGGAAGGAGAGCCGCTGAAATACGGACAAAAACTTGTTTCAAGATCAAGTGTCAAGATGAAGCTTCAAGTTGATTCGCCGTAGGTAATAAATACATCGGAAATCTACTCACTCACCCGAGCGCTCACAATAAACGTTCACGCTAAAGATATCATTCCTGAGACAGATTACTACTGACATAGAAATATAAAGTCATGTTTGTGATTATGACTGTGCGAGAGCTGCTGTACCTGCTATTGCTCAAACTGGTTGGCTTGAGCGGTGCAGAAGCATCTGGAACAAAACAAACAGTCTCATTAGTCAAATGTCGACACTGCCATTCAGGCCGACGCAGGAATCGCACACACAAGACTTGGGCTTGAATGTATCAAGCATCTCAAAAGTAGAAgggctgatttaggatcagtttagccttttagaatCACAATTATTttggacagggaggacctgatctTAGAACAGCACTCCTACTCAGAGTTGCTTTATGCAAATAGGCCCTGTTGGGGGGGGTTTCAGTGAGGCGAAACGCTCCGAATAATGCAGAATAGAAATGTAACAACTAGAGCTGACATAATTCCCTATTCTACTTGACAGACCACCACACCTGTTCGATAGAAATGTGTCCTATGTGCACGTTTTGTAACATTGCATCCTCCTGAACGTTGGGCCCAGCCCAACACTTACCAGTGGTGTTCAGTGGCTGAACAAACTCCGGCCTCCGTACCTCGAACCAACCCAGCAGCTCCGCTAGAAAACTCATCACGTTGACCTGAACATACCAGAGAAACAGTTAAAGGAGCCCTGTAATGCCCGTTTCGATCTCCGTAACAATTCATTCCTGGATATGAATAAAGTTACATGCTTTAATAGTTGTACTACATGTATGGCATCCAGCGGCAGTTGGCCAAACACTCCCTGTATAAGACtgtctttttatatttttttatttaacttggcaagtcagttgagaacaaattcttattcacaatgacggtcaactggaaaacagagggttaactgccttgttcaggggcagaatgacagatttttaccttgtcggctcgggtattcgatctagcaaccttttggttactggccgaacgttctaaccactaggctacctgctgccactgggctacctgccgctccagtCTAGGCAGAGACATACATTTAGCCACACATTTCTAAATGCATGGCTCTGGGGGAAAGACAATGTGTAGATCAGAGCTCGCAAAACCTGTTTCTGGAGCGCTACCACCCTGTAGGTTTGTACTCCAACCCTAGTCTAGCGCGCCTAATAATAAGCTAAATTAAATctggttagttacaactggggttggagaaAAGTGGTAGTGGTACCTGGAGCTCCTGTGGGGAGTAGAGCAGGTCCTCCAACACTAGGGGGCAGCAGCTCTTCAGACAGCTGTCGCAGAACTCTCGGATCAGCTGCAGGTTGTACAGGCTGTCTTCCACCGCCATGGACTCCTTCATACACACATCTGAAGGACAAAACGAGGATCACTTTATTGTCCAACTATACGCAGAGGACCGACGGGAATTCGACTTtatcccaacccctctgaaaAAGTCACACGTACAGTTTGGAGAGGCTAGAGCACAGGGAAGCCATATTACAACTCCCATTTAACACAGGAACGGTACAACGAGCAGGTAGTCAGGCCATGGAGTCTAAACATCTAACACAGGACAGGTAGTACAGTATGTGGTAGTACAGTATGTGTAATGATACACTGCACACAGTAATACAGTAGGTTACTGTAATGATACACTGCACACAGTAGGTTACTGTAATGACACACTGCACACAGTAGGTTACTCTAATGATATATTGCACACAGTAGGTTATTGTAATGATACACTGCACACAGTAATACAGCAGGTTACTGTAATGAAACACTGCACACAGTAGGTTACTGTAAGGATACACTGCACATACAGTAGGTTACTGTAATGATATACTGCACACAGTAATACAGTAGGCTACTGTATTGATACACTGCACACAGTAGGTTACTGTAATGATACACTGCACACAGTAATACAGTAGGTTACTGTAATGATACACTGCACAGTAATACAGTAGGTTACTGTAATGATACACTGCACACAGTAGGTTACTGTAATGATATACTGCACACAGTAATACAGTAGGCTACTGTAATGATACACTGCACACAGTAGGTTACTGTAATGATACACTGCACACAGTAATACAGTAGGTTACTGTAATGATACACTGCACACAGTAGGTTACTGTAATGATACACTGCACACAGTAATACAGTAGGTTACTGTATTAAAGGTAGTGTGGTTTAAACCTAGATGGAACCTGTAACATAGTAAGCTAGGCTTTTTAGTCAAACCCTCAGGCATGTCCTATATTGCATTGTATTGGACAACTAACTATACGCAAGTCCTGTGTTTTACTTTTGTATTTGCATATCAAATACTGCCATGCTAATTTGTATCATGTGGTTTTATGTACGTACCCTCTAGCTGCAACAGGCCGGGGCAGTAGTAGTGTACAACAGCAGCGATGGCGCAACCGTTGGAGAGGTCTTTGACTTCAGTCACCACCGGAAATGTAGGCTTCTGTTTAGACAGCATCTTGTCCTTTCTGTAGCGGATCttagatggggtgagagagagagagagagagagagagagagagagagagagagaggcgtcaTTGAGTGAGTACGGGAGAGTTGGGGAGATGTCCAGGCTTTACTGTTCAATGCGAGTTCAAGGTCAATGTTCTTTAAAATAAACACACAGGTGGACATACAGCACAAATGGTAcatacacacgtgcacacaaacaCCCATCAGGCTCGCGGATAACGTGACCAACAACATGctcctagaggagagagagaataaaggggtggaagtggagagagaacagataacATGCCATGGAAGTGGAGAAGAGAAAGGTGCAGCCAACCAGGCAGCAGAAGCCATGGGGAGAGAGCGAATGGCTtgcgtcccaattggcaccctactccctgtatagtgcactactattgactaTGTAGTGCAGTAGTCTTGACTagtagggctctgttcaaaagggaatagggtggcattttggACGTGACCATAGAAAGAGTCCAGAGACAGCGAGGGCTTTGTCAGTGGAAAGTAGGCCAGGAGAGAGAGTCTCGTCGGAGGAAGATATTTAACCCAACCTGACGCAGGTAAACTATTCAGGTTGAGACTTCTCAGGTTTTAGTCAACGACTGAACACAGCCAGCACAGTGTCAACACTGTCAGCAGACTGTAATACCTGGGGTCTGTTCAGGAGAGTGTAATGTTACACAACCTTCCCAATCAGATAGAAAACGTATATAGTGTGAAACAGCTATGACTATCGGCCATGTTAGAATGGTTGTATTGGCACAGTTCATAAATGTTTCACCGCACATTAAAAGGCCTACACCACGAGCTCATTACTTCTTACTCTATGGGCCCTGGCTAAAAGTAATCCaacaaatagggaatagggtgccatttgggactcataaCAATGACTGGCTAGTGGctagaaacaaacaaacaaaaaacgtcACATGGTCCGTTTTAAGACGGAGCCGACCAGACGGACTGGTTTCTAGCAGGAacgttttttctctctcacattTCCAGAGCCCTGAGTGGATTACATGTGATTTATGTCCAATAACAACAATACCCTGCccatccctacccctccctgTGACATCAGCCCAAGGAAATGTACAGTGGATAGGCCTAGTGCAGAGCAGTGAAGCAGTATGCCTGCATTCTTATATTGTACCAAcagggggagaggcagggagagaaaaaCAGAACAGACCTCTCATTCAAAAATCTAataagagagaatatagagaatatgaagacagagagaaagataaggaATGAtgcaacagaggaggagaagaaagaggaggaactTACAGGGACAAGTTTCCAGTACCAGCGAGTGGGACACTgtcagagaggaggaaagaggacagagaaagaggaaaacAGGGAAGGAGAAGACaggtggagaggagaaaagaggacagagaaagaggaaaacAGGGAAGGAGAagacaggtggagaggagaggatactaTATGTATTAAGGCTACTTTAATAGGACAGTTAAGAGGAAAAATACAGTTTTGaagaggatatatatatatatatatatatatatatatatatatatatatatatatattaacaatTATACAACCAGTAAGCATTATGTTGAGATACTGGTAACTGCAAAATTAAATGAAACACTTGTGTAAATGAGGGACacgaaagcaggtgcttccacacaggtgtggttcctgagttaattaagccactaaaacatcccatcatgcttagggtcatgtagaaaaatgcccagttgcccattattttggctaccatggctacaAGACATCTCAGTGAATTTGAAAGAGGAGTCTCAAAAGGAGACTAGGGCGTTtaaagggttgtgtgtgtgtgtcagtcaccagatctcaacccagctgaacacttatgggagattctggagcggtgcctgagacagtgttttccaccaccatcaacaaaaaaacaaatgatggaatttctcatggaagaagtCTCGCATCCCTCCAGACTTCTAGGATCTATGCTAAGGCCCATTGAAGCCGTTTCAGCGGCTCgtggtttcctttattttggtagttacctgAACAAGCACCAGATTACTAGGGAGATTGCATGTAAAGTGTGTGCGTAGGAGACTATAAACTGTCACGATAAAGTAGAAATATCTTACATGCACACGCTGTATAAAACATGCTTGTTCACAGGAAATGTTTACGTCAGAGTGTTTTAATAGCATGTAATCCATGAGATTAATGTATGTGTGTTACACAATGTGTTTCATAATGTGAGTGCTGTTGACATAAatactgcatgct contains:
- the camsap3 gene encoding calmodulin-regulated spectrin-associated protein 3 isoform X2, translated to MVDSNAMRKTFVVPDIKPLDLYDCTRAKICASVGWVLAKSYANAEHVPVELREPFYCDQYEQEHLKPPVTRLLLSSELYCRTYGLLQADQGGSGAPKDNATLLQLLANRGVTPKDQDVPVTDADLRHKPIKMSAHLAVMDALMSVGAMETVSAVRMSGAATGEELLGGVGGASWENTLLHWVNGLNQRLREQTEGAQGDPSQDSTEPQPVQPSIRYRKDKMLSKQKPTFPVVTEVKDLSNGCAIAAVVHYYCPGLLQLEDVCMKESMAVEDSLYNLQLIREFCDSCLKSCCPLVLEDLLYSPQELQVNVMSFLAELLGWFEVRRPEFVQPLNTTDASAPLKPTSLSNSSGSPSIFKKPFLPISSPVSPGPAPASLTQSASMSHVERAGRTWTKKPFSRPLSSAVSFSIPFGLDSDVDVVMGGAITRSVSSDNVAPGQTITRMPYTPPEDLSHLLSKPPAPPGSHRGSWATQSSSVVPMLLKENGLGEGDGDGELPTIEEALQIIHNEDKMEPRLHPDGAADGFFLHSPDDPASTRRNGRAAHSSHPPNPIPLSCSAPSRSGMMYHPHLPMGGKTQAPREQASSTPFSRTRHTSEGSRDDDSVLRDGSVDSDASEDLLLLPNAQSTPATPAVHTRSCGGGTDAPDSGVRMTSFAERKKKPSTVGVSPNSGGASSSEPVAPPATAPMTSWVVQPQKSTEESPSKSPGLTSEMSELGARLDEKRKAIEAQKKRIEAIFAKHRQRLGKSAFLQLKKEQGVGEREEEEEEEGGQVSASSTEEDLRGLTLEERLARMEDEEQQEVQQQEKRRLSLEQEGNIKPSSHLDNKQASLPRREKGAGAAGPGGEQVGVVARQPAPLGDYNNAVSKLNAALSSLQSDMQRLSEQQNQLIRKKPAAPAGNKSWVIPPSLKSSAPPPTRMSRASTPRDLASASSSPSSSRRNAASPARTSKSPQVQRRAQSVPPKSPKHQATHYHHARPQDLKVPGLSRVLTPPQNVDTIPHLRRASPWQCRDQNSSTFNISSAPSPASTPIPSPAPTPTPRALSLALDDNMSDAGSNEDQSIFSIDLDTATSQASGRKEHGGGGSSGAPSECSFESDVPAAGVFNGKRSSLIEISLSALCGDEDDLSVMDDSMSDVTEPEMKGGVGFFFKDDKVRPEDEMAQRKAALMEKQRKRAEEMKRRRLEQEEKREKEHAIRPEWFNIEGWGDKCGGSGEDRPRTPGTPPSESTTQRRDTFTRQEYERRQQLKIMEDLDKVLRQKPTTVRGVKKQRPKTMFRDDSVLSRSPAKGFMGSKLNKVYSHSTMNLSSMANDTGNSGTLTVRKSPSRSHSPSRLMSPGRMANQNGEKDWENASTASSPASIPEYTGPKLYKEPSFKSNKFIIHNAISRCCLAGKVNEPQKNKIVEEMEKCQANHFLILFRDSSCQFRAVYTMNPETEEMVRLTGIGPRVISPAMVESIYKYSSDRKQFTTIPSKTMSMSVDAFTIPGHLWQSKRPGTPKKLGTPK